From Helicoverpa armigera isolate CAAS_96S chromosome 19, ASM3070526v1, whole genome shotgun sequence, one genomic window encodes:
- the LOC126054840 gene encoding uncharacterized protein LOC126054840 has product MCARDVYEGSVRGMCVEKDVLRGLRILYQPVHRRSLLEVEVRKIDNNMDNWKKKILLYLTICDEEMEAEDTEFISSIILSNTRTHRFWIRNHIKYHRLHGEFFTFFHTADDEIFENSYRVSRSNFYELHNLIENIIKKEDTHYRECISTKEKLAVCLKYLSTGSSFTRLAENFRIGVASVSRIVAEVCNALWLVLQPLVIPKPTKDDWKRIAKDFQELWQFKNCLGALDEPEPLYEGGEPVPFVFIGDEAFPLMENFMRPYPRDQLDQQKRIFNYRLSRARRIVEATFGVLARKWYVYRKDFECRVETVDKIVKATCVMHNFLIERQSNYLDCIDNTNTSTLVSVPSISVVVSSDSYDVREKYCSYFNNQGKVSWQDTRISSRIHRTQ; this is encoded by the exons ATGTGTGCGAGGGATGTGTACGAGGGAAGTGTGCGAGGAATGTGTGTTGAGAAAGATGTGTTGCGAGGTTTGCGCATACTGTACCAGCCAGTCCATAGACGGAGTTTGTTGGAAGTAGAAGTGCgcaaaatagataataatatggataattggaaaaagaaaatacttttatatttaacaatttgTGATGAAGAAATGGAAGCAGAAGATACGGAGTTTATTAGTTCTATAATTTTGAGCAATACAAGAACACACAGGTTTTGGATACGTAACCATATTAAATATCATCGATTACATGGAGAATTCTTTACCTTTTTTCATAcggctgatgatgaaatattcgAAAATTCTTATCGAGTATCTAGAAGTAACTTTTATGAGTTACACAATTTGATTGAGAACATTATCAAGAAAGAAGACACTCACTACAGAGAATGCATCAGCACCAAGGAAAAATTGGCGGTAtgtttaaa GTATTTATCCACGGGCTCGTCGTTCACACGATTGGCAGAAAATTTTAGGATTGGAGTAGCAAGTGTGTCGAGAATTGTGGCAGAAGTTTGTAATGCTCTTTGGCTTGTTTTACAACCTCTTGTTATTCCAAAACCTACCAAAGACGACTGGAAGCGAATAGCAAAGGATTTTCAAGAGCTATGGcagtttaaaaattgtttgggGGCTCTAGACG AACCTGAACCATTATATGAAGGAGGTGAACCAGTACCATTTGTATTCATTGGAGATGAGGCTTTTCCTTTGATGGAAAATTTCATGCGCCCATATCCGCGGGACCAGTTAGACCAACAGAAACGTATATTTAACTATAGACTTTCGAGGGCACGTCGCATTGTAGAAGCTACATTCGGTGTATTGGCACGAAAGTGGTATGTGTATCGTAAAGACTTTGAATGCAGAGTGGAAACGGTTGACAAAATCGTAAAAGCCACATGTGTAATGcataattttttaattgaaagacaAAGTAATTATTTGGATTGCATTGATAACACAAATACAAGTACTCTTGTATCGGTTCCTAGCATTTCCGTCGTCGTGTCAAGTGATAGTTATGATGTAAGAGAGAAATACTGctcttatttcaataatcaagGAAAAGTGTCATGGCAAGATACTCGTATTTCGTCACGAATTCATCGCACACAATAA